One part of the Paraglaciecola sp. L3A3 genome encodes these proteins:
- a CDS encoding platelet-activating factor acetylhydrolase IB subunit, with translation MTNSKTPLSVTATERNEDWWQQRHQQKLAEKRALNNDIDLVFLGDSITHSWEDTGLATWQKHYAHLKALNLGYSGDRTEHLLWRVQNGEIDDLSPKLIVLLIGTNNAGHRVEAHEDTAAGVKVIIQELRHRLPNSKILVLATFPRSKSLNAPMRKRVNATNALVQHFADNKHIFWLDIGQEFLTSDGIVLDTVMPDFLHLAPKQYQVWAQAMESKIVELLNC, from the coding sequence ATGACAAACAGTAAAACACCACTATCAGTAACAGCAACTGAACGTAACGAAGACTGGTGGCAACAACGCCACCAGCAAAAACTAGCTGAGAAACGAGCCTTAAACAATGATATTGATTTGGTATTTTTAGGCGACTCTATCACCCATTCTTGGGAAGACACTGGCCTAGCCACTTGGCAAAAACACTATGCCCATTTAAAAGCGCTCAACTTAGGTTATTCTGGTGATCGTACCGAACACTTATTGTGGCGTGTACAAAATGGCGAGATAGACGATTTGTCGCCCAAGTTGATAGTGTTACTTATTGGCACCAACAACGCAGGCCATAGAGTCGAAGCGCATGAAGACACAGCGGCTGGAGTGAAAGTAATTATCCAAGAGCTGCGTCATCGCTTGCCTAACAGCAAAATTTTAGTACTGGCGACCTTCCCTCGCAGTAAAAGCTTAAACGCCCCTATGCGCAAAAGAGTAAACGCAACCAATGCGTTAGTGCAACATTTTGCCGATAACAAACACATATTTTGGTTAGACATAGGTCAAGAATTCTTAACCAGTGACGGTATAGTATTAGACACAGTCATGCCTGATTTTTTACACTTAGCGCCAAAGCAATATCAAGTATGGGCACAGGCAATGGAGAGTAAAATTGTTGAATTGTTGAATTGTTGA
- a CDS encoding thioesterase family protein, with translation MQWLRPNPFIKTWRIGSEHIDHYQHVNNVAYVKQLETTSWAHSNQLGLTIEQYQNIDRGMAISRHEINYLSAAHAGDLIDCATWIVDCDKKLKLTRQFQFIRHADTKTVLTARTEFVCIALSSGKPKRMPSLFADVYGQACIEINNNE, from the coding sequence ATGCAATGGCTCCGCCCTAACCCCTTCATAAAAACTTGGCGTATCGGTTCTGAACACATAGACCATTACCAACACGTCAATAATGTTGCCTATGTTAAACAATTAGAAACCACGTCTTGGGCTCATTCTAACCAATTAGGGCTTACCATTGAACAATATCAAAACATTGATAGAGGCATGGCAATTAGTCGCCACGAAATCAATTATTTATCTGCAGCCCATGCAGGAGACTTAATTGATTGCGCCACTTGGATAGTGGACTGCGACAAAAAACTAAAATTAACTAGACAATTTCAGTTCATTCGTCATGCAGATACAAAAACGGTACTGACTGCCCGCACCGAATTTGTTTGTATAGCCTTATCAAGCGGAAAACCTAAACGTATGCCAAGCTTGTTTGCAGACGTCTATGGCCAAGCCTGTATTGAGATAAACAATAATGAATAA
- a CDS encoding ABC transporter ATP-binding protein yields the protein MFDKLRFEYGLKVFNEHKFTFIYVVFLMLCETAVSLSVPFFAGKYSEYFIANQADIDLNHGYILALWCLLFAVHGLLRFLSTYNVSLIGARLMAEFSCRLYDHIQVLPVQFFKETKRGDVLSMLSTDLAVISFFASSVLTNLVPNVLVLIGASVLMFMIEPSIAILIIVIIPLIFIVLKIVGKGVQPISRALMQRQADSLSLASENIGAISLIKAFNQENSESNKFKHRTAEILELRRKQLKLQAIMSPLVQFLASIGVLTIVVFCFMRFQDGTMHIPDLISLMLYGLIFTRPLSSLASLYGQVQHVMGSSERVLKFYHLESEANSGSNKTFNIKSADIRFEDVSFAYKNKPAVFKNLSFALPAKKTMLLYGENGGGKTTLIHLLMKFNEPSTGKIFIGGIDIAQVNNSSVRGKIGLVSQDVLLCNGSIMQNITYGVVNPSSQKLVEACKVSGADRFIQKLSQGYQTQVGEGGVLLSGGQKQRISLARALLLEPEILLLDEPTSMLDELSRHSFKQEFEGIFSQFTVILISHDPSLSDVADVTYKLDQKQLKVVKQ from the coding sequence ATGTTTGATAAGTTAAGATTTGAATATGGTTTAAAAGTCTTTAACGAACATAAGTTTACCTTTATTTATGTTGTGTTTTTGATGCTATGTGAAACGGCAGTGAGTTTAAGTGTGCCTTTTTTTGCAGGCAAATATTCTGAATATTTTATTGCTAATCAAGCTGATATCGATTTAAACCATGGTTATATTTTGGCCTTATGGTGTTTGTTATTTGCTGTACATGGCTTACTGCGCTTTTTATCTACCTACAATGTATCCCTTATTGGTGCGCGTTTAATGGCCGAATTTAGCTGCCGGCTATACGATCATATTCAAGTTTTACCGGTACAGTTTTTTAAAGAAACTAAACGGGGTGACGTACTTTCTATGTTAAGTACTGATCTAGCTGTGATTAGCTTTTTTGCTTCTAGTGTTTTAACCAATTTAGTACCAAATGTATTAGTCTTAATTGGCGCGTCTGTGTTGATGTTCATGATAGAACCGAGCATTGCCATACTGATTATTGTCATTATTCCCCTTATATTTATCGTTTTAAAAATTGTAGGCAAAGGTGTACAGCCTATTTCTCGAGCATTAATGCAAAGACAAGCTGACTCTTTGTCATTAGCCAGTGAAAATATCGGCGCTATTTCTTTGATCAAAGCTTTTAATCAAGAAAATTCAGAGTCCAATAAGTTTAAACACCGTACAGCCGAAATTTTAGAACTAAGAAGAAAACAATTAAAACTCCAAGCTATCATGTCACCTTTAGTACAATTTTTGGCTTCAATCGGTGTTTTAACTATTGTTGTTTTTTGTTTCATGCGTTTTCAAGACGGTACTATGCATATTCCTGATTTAATCAGTTTAATGTTATACGGACTTATCTTCACCAGACCACTCTCTTCACTGGCCAGCTTATATGGTCAAGTGCAACATGTGATGGGGTCTTCAGAGCGGGTACTTAAATTTTACCATTTAGAATCGGAAGCCAATTCTGGCAGTAATAAAACGTTTAATATTAAATCGGCCGATATTCGATTTGAAGATGTTAGTTTTGCTTACAAAAATAAACCCGCTGTATTTAAAAACTTATCGTTTGCCTTGCCAGCTAAAAAAACAATGTTGTTATATGGTGAAAATGGTGGCGGTAAAACGACTTTAATTCACTTACTCATGAAGTTTAACGAGCCCAGTACAGGTAAAATTTTTATTGGTGGTATTGATATTGCGCAGGTTAATAATTCTTCGGTTAGAGGAAAAATTGGCCTAGTGTCGCAAGATGTGCTTTTGTGTAATGGGAGCATTATGCAAAACATCACTTATGGTGTAGTGAACCCGAGTAGTCAAAAACTAGTAGAGGCATGTAAAGTGTCTGGGGCAGATAGATTTATTCAAAAGCTATCCCAAGGTTACCAAACTCAAGTCGGAGAAGGTGGCGTTTTATTGTCGGGTGGGCAGAAGCAGCGAATATCTTTGGCTAGAGCATTATTACTCGAACCTGAAATTTTATTGTTAGACGAACCCACTTCTATGTTAGATGAGTTGTCTAGGCACTCTTTTAAACAGGAGTTTGAGGGTATTTTTAGCCAGTTCACTGTGATATTAATATCCCATGATCCATCCCTTAGTGATGTGGCTGACGTGACTTACAAACTCGATCAGAAACAATTAAAAGTAGTAAAGCAGTAA
- a CDS encoding chondroitinase-B domain-containing protein: MNKNLLALSVIAALTGCGSSDDDPVENTAAVFSGSSSGSISAGGTDMSGTLTVTDPDDGENAVIAQSAYATTYGNFSLNASGLWTYTVDSANSAIIALGSGDSVLDTTTVKSVDGTSHNISITINGVNEAAEFGSGEGIDSASINNALTAAINGTLSISDLDSGEEVFVVQNAVATTYGDFSIAENGTWSYTLDPNNSSVSGLVGEADTLVDEVQVSSADGSTTSIMITIAGVANTVEALTKGSIGDNDTVPEINCTTTVNTTSELEDAVSFDMTPGETVCLAGGTFSEFELKFGGMGTAELPITVAAAVPGEVIINGDSSIGMTGEYVVFQGFIFKDGNMDSSLLQTRANSNTACNNCRITDNAFINMDQGQDNSTKWFQIYGSGNRFDHNWVSGKTTRGALFIVERGEPGIEDRTQIDHNYFGDRPPIGGGAYADNSDNEYEGIRIGTSSSHTSDSFAVVEHNYFERIDGEAEVISIKAGGVTVAHNTIRNSRGSIVNRHGEGSTIDNNFIMGDGNPFSGGIRIVDANHVVTNNYIQGARNQSSNFYGGILISASDGSTSNGYQYVENVLVANNTIVDSVNSINLFAGNEDDEPDSLYFVNNIVADAIGPVMKNADNLPSNSVYAGNYVYGQSLSDDENVTSINGMNFVDPKLTADSAGLYRPTTDSAGLAADLSANLGSYTLPSKDMDGQTRSASTLAGADEMLTDTLAATEMRGLLNPALVGPLSFTPPAATPYIAQVNIANDDFDSQSLADWTSVDVEVTTAPSEVFSRGSSVKIDNSADRLSQTVTVTANTNYTLSAYVKGSGKLTATVDGQTYSVDENASDYRFTSISFNSGDGTSLEISATLDDFVLGFVDIENPNFDDGQDGWVVNEGSGIGQVQDSDNSASGANGSIKFKHNDDDSGTPYQPYIAQTVTVQANTEYTLRMYNLLKSSDEQDATVLFGVHNGAAVEGGVFDSANVIASKDSVFANLSEDEEGDDSFRPDSLVFNSGDNTSLTIFAQYQSTLGDDIRIDDFSLSAEGAPASDAKVYFDSFRLVSHPSL; the protein is encoded by the coding sequence ATGAATAAAAACTTATTGGCTTTATCTGTTATTGCCGCGCTAACCGGTTGTGGCAGTAGCGATGATGATCCTGTGGAAAATACAGCTGCTGTATTTTCTGGTTCTAGTTCAGGTTCAATCTCAGCTGGTGGCACCGATATGTCAGGTACCTTGACGGTTACAGATCCGGATGACGGTGAGAATGCTGTTATCGCACAATCCGCTTATGCTACTACTTATGGAAATTTTAGTCTGAATGCTAGTGGTTTGTGGACCTATACAGTTGATTCTGCCAATAGTGCGATTATTGCTTTGGGCAGTGGTGACAGTGTGCTCGATACCACAACAGTGAAATCTGTGGATGGCACAAGTCATAATATTAGTATCACAATTAATGGCGTAAATGAGGCTGCAGAATTTGGTTCTGGTGAAGGGATTGATAGTGCTTCAATTAATAATGCACTTACTGCTGCTATCAATGGCACCTTAAGTATTAGTGATCTTGATTCAGGTGAAGAGGTTTTTGTTGTGCAAAATGCAGTGGCCACCACTTACGGTGATTTTTCTATCGCTGAAAATGGTACTTGGAGCTATACACTCGATCCTAATAATTCATCTGTGTCTGGACTCGTTGGCGAAGCAGATACATTAGTTGATGAAGTGCAGGTAAGCTCCGCCGATGGAAGTACTACAAGTATTATGATTACCATTGCAGGCGTTGCCAATACAGTTGAGGCGTTAACCAAAGGTTCTATTGGCGATAATGATACTGTGCCAGAAATTAATTGTACTACCACGGTTAACACAACTAGTGAGTTAGAGGATGCAGTCAGTTTTGATATGACACCAGGTGAGACTGTTTGTTTAGCAGGCGGTACATTCAGCGAATTTGAATTGAAATTTGGTGGTATGGGGACTGCAGAATTACCTATTACTGTGGCCGCGGCCGTACCTGGAGAAGTCATTATTAATGGTGATTCTTCTATCGGTATGACAGGTGAATATGTTGTATTCCAAGGTTTTATTTTCAAAGATGGCAATATGGATAGTAGTTTGTTGCAAACTCGCGCCAACAGTAACACTGCCTGTAACAATTGCCGTATAACCGATAATGCCTTTATCAATATGGATCAAGGTCAAGACAACAGCACTAAATGGTTCCAAATTTATGGTAGTGGTAACCGTTTTGATCATAACTGGGTATCGGGTAAAACAACGCGCGGAGCCTTGTTTATTGTAGAACGAGGAGAGCCAGGCATTGAAGATCGTACTCAAATTGATCATAACTATTTTGGCGACCGTCCACCCATAGGTGGGGGAGCCTACGCAGATAATAGCGACAATGAATATGAAGGCATTCGTATAGGCACAAGTTCTAGTCACACTAGTGACTCCTTTGCAGTGGTAGAACATAACTATTTCGAAAGAATAGATGGCGAAGCTGAAGTTATTTCAATTAAAGCGGGTGGGGTAACGGTTGCTCATAATACTATTCGTAATAGTCGAGGCTCTATAGTCAACCGTCATGGCGAAGGCTCTACTATTGATAACAATTTTATTATGGGTGACGGCAATCCATTTTCTGGTGGGATAAGAATAGTCGACGCGAATCACGTGGTAACCAATAATTACATTCAAGGTGCTCGTAACCAAAGTTCTAATTTCTACGGTGGTATTTTGATCAGCGCATCTGACGGCTCAACCTCTAACGGTTACCAATATGTAGAAAATGTTTTAGTGGCAAATAACACCATAGTTGACAGTGTGAACAGTATTAATTTATTTGCCGGTAACGAGGATGATGAACCAGATAGTCTCTATTTTGTGAATAATATTGTGGCCGATGCTATTGGTCCAGTAATGAAAAATGCAGATAACTTACCCAGCAACTCTGTGTATGCAGGCAACTATGTTTATGGCCAGTCTCTTAGTGATGACGAAAATGTGACGAGCATTAACGGCATGAACTTTGTTGATCCTAAATTGACTGCCGACAGTGCAGGGTTATATCGACCTACAACTGATAGTGCTGGCTTAGCCGCTGACTTAAGTGCCAATCTTGGTAGCTATACATTACCGAGTAAAGATATGGATGGACAAACACGCTCAGCCAGTACCTTGGCCGGTGCCGATGAAATGTTGACGGATACGTTAGCTGCAACAGAAATGCGTGGCCTTTTGAATCCAGCCTTGGTTGGGCCCTTAAGTTTTACCCCTCCTGCTGCTACACCTTACATTGCTCAAGTTAATATTGCTAATGATGACTTTGATAGTCAGAGCCTTGCGGATTGGACGAGTGTTGATGTTGAAGTGACCACTGCTCCTAGTGAAGTATTTTCTCGTGGTAGTAGTGTGAAAATCGATAATTCTGCTGACAGGTTAAGCCAAACGGTCACGGTGACGGCAAACACTAACTACACCTTATCTGCTTACGTAAAAGGTAGCGGAAAATTAACTGCCACTGTGGACGGCCAGACTTATTCAGTAGACGAAAACGCCTCTGATTATCGATTTACCTCTATTAGTTTTAATTCTGGTGATGGCACTAGCTTAGAAATATCTGCCACTTTGGATGATTTTGTTTTAGGTTTTGTAGATATTGAAAATCCTAACTTTGATGATGGCCAAGACGGCTGGGTGGTGAATGAAGGAAGTGGTATCGGCCAAGTGCAAGATTCAGATAATTCAGCATCTGGAGCCAATGGCTCAATCAAATTTAAACATAACGATGATGATAGTGGTACGCCTTATCAACCTTATATTGCACAAACTGTGACTGTGCAAGCTAACACAGAATATACTTTACGCATGTATAACCTGCTGAAAAGCAGCGATGAGCAAGATGCCACTGTATTATTTGGTGTGCATAATGGCGCAGCTGTTGAAGGCGGCGTTTTTGACAGCGCGAATGTGATTGCATCCAAAGATTCTGTTTTTGCTAACTTATCTGAAGATGAAGAAGGGGATGATAGTTTTAGACCTGATAGTTTAGTGTTTAATTCTGGTGATAACACTAGTTTGACTATCTTTGCTCAATATCAATCAACCTTAGGTGATGATATACGTATAGATGATTTCAGCCTATCTGCTGAAGGAGCACCTGCAAGTGATGCTAAAGTTTACTTTGATAGTTTCCGTTTAGTTTCTCACCCATCTTTGTAA
- a CDS encoding YfcL family protein, translating into MTVDTNQSELALFIAKVEKKLDGVVEHGTDQELFISSYLQGHFAVMAGQSQVQGMIQISQLDELMKSSLSQAFSNNELAVDDQKQVLDLWDSYIKQ; encoded by the coding sequence TTGACGGTAGATACAAATCAGTCTGAGTTGGCGTTGTTTATTGCCAAAGTAGAAAAAAAATTAGATGGCGTAGTGGAACATGGGACTGATCAAGAACTGTTTATTTCTAGTTATTTACAAGGTCACTTTGCGGTTATGGCAGGCCAAAGCCAAGTACAAGGTATGATTCAAATCAGTCAACTGGATGAACTTATGAAATCCAGTTTGTCACAAGCATTTAGCAATAATGAATTAGCTGTTGATGATCAAAAACAAGTACTGGATTTATGGGATAGCTATATAAAGCAGTAG
- a CDS encoding elongation factor P hydroxylase produces the protein MTQAHKYQDLIFLFNQTFASTENTILVKGADEPIYIPAKTPQDKHQIIFAHGYFASALHEISHWCIAGQARRLLEDYGYWYCPDGRNKVEQAEFEKVEVKPQAIEWAFCVAAKKSFRVSTDNLNGAPVDQNAFQGKVQQQALKYLQNGFPPRVDIFIQVLSQFYQSQSLTQAHFALDEEVKELADV, from the coding sequence ATGACACAAGCCCACAAGTATCAAGACTTGATTTTTTTATTTAACCAAACCTTCGCCTCCACCGAAAACACCATACTTGTAAAAGGCGCAGATGAACCTATTTATATTCCGGCTAAAACACCTCAAGATAAACACCAGATTATTTTTGCTCATGGCTATTTTGCTAGTGCATTACATGAAATTTCTCATTGGTGTATTGCTGGCCAAGCAAGGCGTTTGTTAGAAGATTATGGTTACTGGTATTGCCCTGATGGACGCAATAAAGTGGAACAAGCAGAGTTTGAAAAAGTCGAAGTTAAACCCCAAGCAATTGAATGGGCATTCTGTGTTGCGGCGAAAAAATCATTTCGTGTCAGTACTGATAATTTAAATGGAGCACCTGTTGATCAAAACGCTTTTCAAGGCAAGGTGCAGCAACAAGCGTTAAAATATTTGCAAAATGGCTTTCCACCACGGGTTGATATTTTTATTCAGGTTTTAAGCCAATTTTATCAGAGTCAAAGCTTAACTCAGGCGCACTTCGCATTGGACGAAGAGGTAAAAGAGTTGGCTGATGTTTAA
- a CDS encoding ABC transporter substrate-binding protein — MSIGISHFPPYSSLINGVASGAEVEIVEQSFSMMNYQVKFVNYPFGRLPSVLSSEKVDGIIVTLKTIPQKIIFYSEIVLPEYQTVAIHLKKNNLSISAMKDLAGKSILAHQQASQFYGDEYRGIADAGSENLEYSETVRQGSQVLMLLKDRVDVIVLALEIYHYYQSGLESKYTENEVVVSKIFGGKFGFHNAFLDKKVRDDFEQGLARIKENGQYSKILEKYLKYYQPIAN; from the coding sequence GTGTCAATTGGTATTTCTCACTTCCCACCCTATAGCTCTCTGATTAATGGTGTTGCATCTGGTGCTGAAGTTGAAATTGTCGAACAAAGCTTTTCGATGATGAATTACCAAGTTAAATTTGTTAACTATCCTTTTGGTCGGCTGCCAAGCGTATTAAGTAGTGAAAAAGTCGATGGTATAATTGTCACACTAAAAACTATTCCGCAGAAAATCATCTTTTACTCAGAGATTGTTTTACCCGAGTATCAAACGGTAGCAATTCACTTAAAAAAAAATAACTTATCAATATCAGCCATGAAAGACTTAGCGGGTAAATCGATATTGGCTCATCAACAAGCAAGTCAGTTTTATGGTGATGAATATAGAGGTATTGCTGACGCTGGTAGCGAGAACTTAGAATATTCTGAAACAGTAAGGCAGGGCTCACAAGTGTTAATGTTACTGAAAGATCGGGTTGATGTAATCGTTTTGGCACTAGAGATTTATCACTACTATCAGTCTGGTTTAGAATCCAAATATACAGAAAATGAAGTGGTTGTATCTAAAATATTTGGTGGTAAATTTGGTTTTCATAACGCTTTTTTGGATAAAAAAGTTCGAGATGATTTTGAGCAAGGATTAGCCAGAATTAAGGAAAATGGTCAATACTCAAAAATTTTAGAAAAGTACCTTAAATATTATCAACCTATTGCCAATTAA
- a CDS encoding TIGR02281 family clan AA aspartic protease, producing MNKWLAILLLLLATSVALNLQLLNENNKLTVAKYTNQSAVSSPAKIKVDNQVTTTETNSPETYQTLKTANNSYLVENEDQPPMTREQALKQAYQWLKQENYADLTNFLQSYLKQHPQDMEMLLIEAKLKIETSLLSDAIAHYYSLLRHPMTTVQQSEVEEIILQLSNNTINQLKNTYSWDVLAKFVEPLIQIDPENRLYILSLARAYAEQYQELLMENILASLPFEDPSAQAIRKIVAIEDAELSAIEDDNSPSPFTELGRSISLKQYGDQYVVKAKLSDNEIDLLIDTGASITVISKHYFDNLSNRYKTNRIGRFSVNTANGSVRAPMYKFRELTINHVSVENISVMVLPMSNLQNANGLLGMNFLREFDFKIDQTRAVIMLK from the coding sequence ATGAATAAATGGCTCGCTATTTTATTATTATTGTTGGCTACATCTGTTGCTCTAAACCTGCAATTACTAAATGAAAATAATAAACTCACAGTAGCAAAATATACTAATCAGTCTGCTGTTAGCTCGCCTGCAAAAATAAAGGTTGATAACCAAGTTACAACAACAGAGACGAACTCACCCGAGACATATCAAACCTTAAAAACGGCTAATAATTCATACTTGGTAGAAAATGAAGATCAACCTCCCATGACTAGAGAACAAGCATTAAAACAAGCTTATCAATGGTTAAAACAAGAAAACTATGCCGATTTGACAAACTTTTTACAGAGCTACTTAAAGCAACATCCTCAAGATATGGAAATGTTATTAATTGAAGCCAAATTGAAAATAGAAACCAGTTTACTTAGTGACGCTATAGCTCATTATTATTCGTTATTACGTCATCCTATGACCACAGTTCAACAATCAGAGGTTGAAGAGATAATTCTGCAACTCAGTAACAATACTATCAACCAATTAAAAAATACTTACTCTTGGGATGTATTAGCTAAATTTGTCGAACCATTAATACAAATTGATCCAGAAAACAGACTCTATATATTATCTCTAGCCAGAGCATACGCAGAGCAATATCAAGAACTGCTAATGGAAAACATCCTAGCTAGCCTACCTTTTGAAGACCCATCAGCCCAAGCTATTAGAAAAATAGTCGCTATCGAGGATGCAGAACTTAGCGCCATAGAGGATGATAATTCCCCCTCACCTTTTACTGAACTAGGTCGTTCAATTTCCTTAAAACAATATGGCGATCAATATGTAGTTAAGGCAAAACTATCCGACAACGAGATCGATTTATTGATTGATACCGGCGCATCTATCACAGTTATATCGAAACACTATTTCGATAATTTGAGTAATAGATATAAAACAAATCGTATTGGTCGATTTAGTGTGAATACGGCTAACGGCTCAGTTCGAGCACCTATGTATAAATTTAGAGAACTGACCATTAATCATGTTTCAGTAGAAAATATATCTGTAATGGTATTACCGATGAGCAATTTACAAAATGCCAACGGTTTATTAGGTATGAATTTCTTACGAGAATTTGATTTTAAAATAGATCAAACACGGGCAGTCATTATGCTTAAATAA
- a CDS encoding PqqD family protein, whose translation MHIKLNQGLLIQKVVDEIVILEPESGDYYTLNETGAMMLEGLQEGKAMSEITGMISAKFNIATKDVENDLIQLLIDLERNGLAQTVDA comes from the coding sequence ATGCATATTAAATTAAATCAAGGTTTACTTATTCAAAAGGTAGTCGATGAAATTGTTATCCTTGAGCCAGAGTCGGGAGATTATTATACTCTGAATGAAACTGGCGCAATGATGCTTGAAGGCCTGCAAGAAGGAAAAGCAATGAGTGAAATCACAGGTATGATTAGTGCCAAATTTAATATTGCCACCAAAGATGTTGAAAATGATCTAATTCAATTGTTAATTGACTTAGAAAGAAATGGTTTAGCTCAGACAGTTGATGCTTAA
- a CDS encoding lasso peptide biosynthesis B2 protein yields MLKFLQQFWQMPAKHKLIVFKAWYLFIFWDLLISYLPYKWWKTSLFKSQHTFSDVALAEITLITRLIEKVARKHFVRINCLRRCAVQKHILYKLGYQTELVFGVKKQQENLEAHCWLTFKGQIINDSIEETSTYVALVDQHSNQKNVLKNLK; encoded by the coding sequence ATGCTTAAATTTCTGCAACAATTTTGGCAGATGCCGGCTAAACATAAACTGATTGTTTTTAAAGCTTGGTATTTGTTTATATTTTGGGATCTGTTGATTTCTTATTTGCCTTATAAATGGTGGAAAACTTCATTATTTAAAAGCCAGCATACCTTTTCTGATGTTGCTTTAGCAGAAATAACCCTGATCACTCGACTTATCGAAAAGGTGGCTAGAAAGCACTTTGTTAGAATAAATTGTTTACGCCGCTGTGCGGTACAAAAGCATATTTTATATAAGTTGGGTTATCAAACCGAGTTAGTATTTGGCGTAAAAAAACAACAAGAAAACCTCGAAGCACATTGTTGGTTGACGTTTAAAGGGCAAATTATTAACGACTCAATAGAAGAAACAAGCACATATGTAGCACTGGTCGATCAACATTCAAATCAAAAAAATGTGTTAAAAAATCTAAAATAA
- a CDS encoding ATP-NAD kinase family protein, with the protein MFKLGLIINPYAGIGGALALKGSDGNAIRQQALALGAEKKANDKTRLALELILAIKHKVHFYLASGEMGEDLIKEMGFAYSLVYQIEETQTESIDTEATAQALLQQQVDLILFVGGDGTARNVCNLIAESIPVLGIPAGCKIHSGVFAVTPQAAGRVLDKVIKGEIVSVSQAEVMDIDEDLFRQGKVNAKHFGEMQVPTELEYIQAVKMGGKESDEMVLADISAHVIELMEEYPRHIFVMGSGSTVDYIMQDLQLTNTLLGVDLLQGQKLIASDVTSRQLLQAIQGKNCKLVITLIGGQGHIIGRGNQQLSPEFLTLLGKENILLVATKTKLLGLQGRPLIVDSGDRLVNHNLAGLITVTTGYRDQVLYPVTDFN; encoded by the coding sequence ATGTTTAAACTTGGTTTAATTATTAACCCTTATGCAGGCATCGGTGGGGCTTTGGCTCTTAAAGGCAGTGATGGTAATGCTATTCGCCAACAAGCCTTAGCTCTAGGGGCTGAAAAAAAAGCCAATGACAAAACTCGTTTGGCATTAGAACTGATATTAGCCATTAAACATAAAGTACATTTTTATCTAGCATCCGGTGAAATGGGTGAAGACTTAATTAAAGAAATGGGTTTTGCTTATTCACTGGTTTATCAAATTGAAGAAACACAAACTGAAAGTATTGACACCGAAGCAACAGCTCAAGCTTTGTTACAACAGCAAGTTGATCTGATTTTGTTTGTTGGTGGTGACGGAACTGCCAGAAATGTATGTAATTTGATTGCTGAATCGATCCCTGTTTTAGGTATCCCCGCAGGCTGTAAGATCCACTCCGGTGTTTTTGCTGTCACACCTCAAGCTGCAGGACGTGTATTAGACAAAGTTATTAAGGGTGAAATAGTCAGTGTTAGTCAGGCTGAGGTAATGGATATAGATGAAGACTTGTTCCGCCAAGGAAAAGTCAATGCAAAACATTTTGGTGAAATGCAGGTGCCCACTGAGCTGGAATATATTCAAGCGGTGAAAATGGGCGGTAAAGAGTCGGACGAAATGGTACTTGCTGATATCTCTGCTCATGTTATCGAGTTGATGGAAGAGTATCCGCGACACATATTTGTCATGGGCTCAGGCTCAACAGTCGACTACATAATGCAAGACTTGCAACTTACCAACACCTTATTGGGAGTTGACCTTTTACAAGGCCAAAAATTGATTGCTAGTGATGTGACCAGCAGACAATTATTACAAGCGATACAAGGGAAAAATTGTAAATTGGTAATCACTTTAATCGGTGGCCAAGGACATATTATCGGACGGGGTAATCAGCAGTTAAGTCCAGAATTCTTAACTTTATTGGGTAAAGAAAATATTTTGTTGGTGGCCACAAAAACTAAGTTATTAGGTTTGCAAGGCCGGCCACTGATTGTGGACTCTGGTGATCGTTTAGTGAACCATAATTTGGCGGGGTTGATTACAGTGACCACAGGTTACCGCGATCAAGTGTTATACCCAGTAACAGATTTTAATTAA